The Pectobacterium carotovorum genomic sequence TGAAGAGAGCGGGGTCGATATCGTGGTGACGGACTGCGAAACCTGTAAATGGCAGATTGAGATGTCGACCAGCAAAAAGTGCGAACACCCGATCACCCTGCTGGCAAGGGCATTGGCGCAGCCAGAGTAGCAAACAGAAGGGGAGCAAAACGGGCTGTTCCGCAGTCCGTATTGAGAATAAGAATTTATCGCAAAAAGCACTTTACAAGTGCGAATGATAATGATTATTATTGCTGTGCGTTCCGGGGAACGATGTCATGCGCCTGTGTTAGTTATTGATAGTGTTCATGACGATCCGGCTTCCCTGTGAAGGCACGACATTGCTCACATTGCTTCCAGTATTATTTAGCCAGCTCGGGTGCTGGCTTTTTTTTTTGCCTATCGAACGCTCCCAGAGCACTCCGTTTAAGATCTTCTGAAAGTCTCTTTCCTTTCCGCTGCCATAAGCCATTTACTGCTGTTTAACCGACGCGTTGCGCTGGATATCTCATGCCTGAGATACGTTTCCACCCAGCAGCATGAAGGATGCGAAGGCGATCACAACAAAGTAAAAACGGTGTTTCATTTTCTCTTTAGAGAGCCGATAGTCGCTAGTGTTCAATGAATTTTTAGTGTCTAGTGTCTAAAAAAGGATGGACACTATCCTGCTCACCACGGTGGAATCCGCTCATGGCTTTGTCAGCGAAAGATAAACTGTTCCAAAGTATCATCACGCACTATGCCAGCAATGCGCATGGATTTACGGCGCTGGATTGTGCGGATTTTATTCAGGTGAGCCGTAGCGTTATCAGCCATTACCTTAATCGCCTGTGTGACGAGGGTAAGCTCTATAAGAAAAATACCCGTCCTGTCCGTTTTTATGTTGAAACCCGACATCTGAAAACCGAACCAGAGATCAGCGTACCACCAAAGCATGACGATGTTTTTAGCGAACTGATTGGCGCAGGAGGGAGTCTGGAGAAAACCATCTCTTCTTGCCGCGCCGCAGTGAATTACCCTGGTCGTGGGTTGCCGATACTGATCTCTGGCGAGAGTGGCGTCGGGAAAAGCCATTTGGCGGCAATGATCCATCGCTATGCGCAGGATCGCGGCATTGTTGCCTTGGATAAACCGCTGGTAGAGCTCAACTGTGCCGACTATGCCAATAATCCTGAACTGCTTTCCGCTACGCTGTTTGGCTATATCAAAGGGGCATTTACCGGTGCCGATCGGGATAAAAAAGGCGCCTTTGATGACGCTGACGGCAGCTTCCTGTTTCTTGATGAAGTGCATCGCTTATCTGCGGAGAATCAGGAAAAACTCTTTTTATTTATGGATAAAGGCTATTTTTATCGCTTAGGGGATAACCGAACCCGCCAATCGGCGGCGATCCGTTTTATTTTTGCCACGACGGAAAATGTCGATACCGTGTTGCTGAATACTTTTCGCCGAAGGATTCCCGTTCGTATCGCATTACCGAACTTTATTTCCCGCCCGCTAACAGAACGCGTTGCTCAAGTAGAGTATTTTTTACGGCGTGAGGCACGCGATCTGAACTGTGATATTCATATGGATAGTCTGTTGATGCACCAGTTGGTGGCGTCTCCTGTTCGGGGCAATATTGGCGAATTGAAAAATCAGATCAGGGTGATGTGTGCCAGTGCATGGAATGAAAGTCAGCACTCAGAATATATTGCATTGCAGTCTCCTCAGTCCGGTCAAATGAATGGGGAAACGTTGGTATTCTCCGCGCGAAAATTTTCTACCTCCCTCGATGTATCCTCTCTGTTGCCAAAAGCGATGCGAGATGACGTGATATTCAAGGAGTTTTGCCACAGCGGGAATACCTTATTATTAAACCGGAAACTTGAACACCTGCTCACCACGCTTAATTGCACTGTTCAGCAAGATGAACTCTATTGTGGTTATATCTGGCAAAACACGATGCGAGCCATCAATGAGCTGGAGAATCAAACGGGTATCGAATGCAACGCGGATTATCGAAAAACGGTCTGGCTTTGCCTGCATTACGCTATGAGCAATACGTGGGAAGAGCAACATATCAATGAACTTTCCTCTATCACCGATTACGTTTCTTCGAAAGCCAGATTGCTGGCGCTTGAATGTGTATCCTTGCTGAAAAAACAGGTGACAAACACCGATTATCCTTTGCTTATGCCGCTGCTGAGCTGCGCCATGAACAAATTATCCGGTGAAGATGACCTGATTCAGGGCGTTATTGTCTCCCACGGTCGCTCGACGGCTTCCAGCATTGCTGGCGTTGCTAACCAATTAACCGGGGGATACTACTTTAAAGCGTTTGATATGCCCAATTCGACGTCGACACGTGAAATTATCGATATGTTGATCGCTCACCTGGATAGTATTAAGCAGCGTGCAGGGCTGATTATATTGGTCGATATGGGATCGCTGAAGGAAATCTATGAAGAAATAAAATTGCATCTTCATGGTGAGCTGCTCGTGATTAATAATGTCAGTACCGCGATGG encodes the following:
- a CDS encoding sigma 54-interacting transcriptional regulator produces the protein MALSAKDKLFQSIITHYASNAHGFTALDCADFIQVSRSVISHYLNRLCDEGKLYKKNTRPVRFYVETRHLKTEPEISVPPKHDDVFSELIGAGGSLEKTISSCRAAVNYPGRGLPILISGESGVGKSHLAAMIHRYAQDRGIVALDKPLVELNCADYANNPELLSATLFGYIKGAFTGADRDKKGAFDDADGSFLFLDEVHRLSAENQEKLFLFMDKGYFYRLGDNRTRQSAAIRFIFATTENVDTVLLNTFRRRIPVRIALPNFISRPLTERVAQVEYFLRREARDLNCDIHMDSLLMHQLVASPVRGNIGELKNQIRVMCASAWNESQHSEYIALQSPQSGQMNGETLVFSARKFSTSLDVSSLLPKAMRDDVIFKEFCHSGNTLLLNRKLEHLLTTLNCTVQQDELYCGYIWQNTMRAINELENQTGIECNADYRKTVWLCLHYAMSNTWEEQHINELSSITDYVSSKARLLALECVSLLKKQVTNTDYPLLMPLLSCAMNKLSGEDDLIQGVIVSHGRSTASSIAGVANQLTGGYYFKAFDMPNSTSTREIIDMLIAHLDSIKQRAGLIILVDMGSLKEIYEEIKLHLHGELLVINNVSTAMALDIASKIQHRLPMEEIIDSVKGAYEVETRYYAGMLPGNKIIISCISGEGISRKLKDIVFRYLASDTIDIVTMEYDDLKYKLSQADPALNGTRLVITTTDLDAGYIPIISVEQLIKEKFDILHRDYFTDLLVPGGMEPMIDEVVKLFTVEGVAGRLNFLNPVIIIDEVEAVIKQYEFFYKIHFESYLRINLFMHIALMIERVMVNTGMCHRDDSELTAEQLAFVEVHDTFFQVLNRKYHIVVPLTEVLMIYEIMEPWISSDPALS